One region of Chitinophagales bacterium genomic DNA includes:
- a CDS encoding heme ABC transporter ATP-binding protein, with translation MIQLSELNWGIANKQILTAINGRLKKNTFTAILGANGAGKSTLVKLISKELNAHSGEIKWRGAPLEKYKAADLARERAVLTQKSSMNYDFPVQEVVMMGRYPHFKNHPQKGDYTAVEESLQAVQMLEFKTRNFLSLSGGEQQRVHLARVLAQLWDENKIAYSEKLLLLDEPLNNLDIKHQHEILQLSRDFAHRENVVLAVLHDVNLAAMYADEIILLKNGKIFAHGTPAEVLGEEQLSICYDMPVCVQQHPFCKCPVAYFGNTILESKNNHKQHKNYSTEKQSTFIN, from the coding sequence ATGATACAGCTCAGCGAATTGAATTGGGGCATTGCCAACAAACAGATTTTAACGGCCATCAATGGGCGGTTGAAGAAAAATACTTTTACTGCAATTCTGGGAGCCAATGGTGCAGGAAAATCCACTTTGGTAAAATTGATCAGCAAGGAATTGAATGCCCATTCGGGTGAAATTAAATGGAGGGGTGCGCCTCTTGAAAAATACAAGGCAGCGGATTTGGCAAGGGAAAGAGCGGTCTTGACCCAAAAATCAAGTATGAATTATGACTTTCCCGTGCAGGAGGTGGTAATGATGGGACGATATCCGCATTTCAAAAATCATCCTCAAAAAGGGGACTACACAGCAGTGGAGGAAAGTCTGCAAGCTGTTCAAATGCTCGAATTTAAAACACGCAATTTTCTTTCACTTTCTGGTGGAGAACAGCAAAGAGTGCATTTGGCAAGAGTCTTGGCGCAATTGTGGGACGAAAATAAAATTGCCTACAGCGAAAAACTACTTTTATTGGATGAACCGCTCAACAATTTGGACATCAAGCACCAGCACGAAATCCTACAGCTTTCCAGGGATTTTGCACATCGGGAAAATGTGGTGCTAGCGGTATTGCACGATGTAAACCTTGCCGCCATGTATGCCGATGAAATTATTCTGCTGAAAAACGGAAAAATATTTGCCCACGGCACTCCAGCAGAAGTCTTGGGCGAGGAGCAACTCAGCATCTGCTACGATATGCCTGTATGCGTGCAGCAGCATCCTTTTTGCAAATGTCCGGTGGCCTATTTTGGCAATACAATTTTGGAAAGCAAAAACAATCATAAACAGCACAAAAATTATTCAACAGAAAAACAAAGCACTTTTATCAATTAA
- a CDS encoding ChuX/HutX family heme-like substrate-binding protein encodes METLANNTLSKKWEALLEKQPNLRIRNAAQELGVSEVELLATKCGTNVSRLKPEFQNILTEIKSLGKVMALTRNNDVVHERKGIYKNASLENAHVGLFVGEDIDLRIFFQCWKSAFAVTEISNEKPRYSIQFFAKDGTAVHKIYLTPQSDLEAYKNLVEKYRNEDQSTEESVQASPEKAPELQDSEIDISGFQQEWLNLKDTHHFFGMLKKYKVSRTQALRLAPEGNYAIKVDPKVVRAILEKAAETQTPIMVFVGNPGMIQIHTGPVKKLMEYGEWYNVLDPDFNLHIKESALDSCWVVRKPTEDGTVTALECFNAEGEQIAQFFGKRKPGIPELQEWRDIVSQVEESCKI; translated from the coding sequence ATGGAAACACTAGCAAATAACACTTTATCGAAAAAATGGGAAGCGCTTTTGGAAAAGCAACCCAATTTGCGCATTCGCAATGCCGCCCAGGAATTGGGTGTGAGCGAAGTGGAATTATTGGCCACCAAATGCGGAACTAACGTAAGCCGCTTGAAGCCAGAATTCCAAAATATTTTGACGGAAATCAAATCGCTTGGAAAAGTGATGGCATTGACCCGAAACAATGATGTGGTGCACGAGCGCAAGGGGATTTATAAAAATGCATCGCTGGAAAATGCGCATGTAGGCCTTTTTGTGGGCGAGGATATTGACTTGAGAATTTTCTTCCAATGCTGGAAATCTGCATTTGCAGTAACCGAAATTAGCAATGAAAAACCCCGCTACAGCATACAGTTTTTTGCAAAAGACGGAACAGCAGTGCACAAAATTTACCTCACGCCCCAAAGTGATTTGGAGGCCTATAAAAATTTGGTAGAAAAATACAGGAACGAAGATCAAAGCACAGAGGAAAGCGTGCAAGCATCGCCTGAAAAAGCCCCTGAATTGCAGGACTCGGAAATTGATATTTCGGGCTTTCAACAGGAATGGTTGAACCTGAAAGACACGCACCATTTCTTTGGCATGTTGAAAAAATACAAAGTCAGTAGGACGCAGGCATTGCGATTGGCTCCTGAGGGAAATTATGCAATCAAGGTCGATCCAAAAGTGGTTCGTGCCATTTTGGAAAAAGCAGCGGAAACCCAAACGCCCATTATGGTTTTTGTGGGCAATCCCGGAATGATTCAAATCCATACCGGACCGGTGAAGAAATTGATGGAATATGGAGAGTGGTACAATGTTTTGGATCCCGATTTCAATTTGCACATCAAGGAAAGCGCGCTGGATTCATGCTGGGTCGTGCGCAAACCTACAGAGGACGGAACAGTAACAGCACTGGAATGCTTCAATGCAGAGGGAGAACAAATTGCACAGTTTTTTGGCAAGCGCAAGCCCGGTATTCCCGAATTGCAGGAGTGGAGAGACATTGTTTCGCAAGTAGAAGAAAGCTGCAAAATCTAG
- a CDS encoding DUF6686 family protein: protein MCNEDKILHHTKNGKVIWCPHCDSMQLDYKIVQLSFQSVHLSQFLEKIEADLEEAELLNRSDVNFQFATPVKSIQLKFTKAELIELQDLVSISLLQRSLKKMFIDASA, encoded by the coding sequence ATGTGCAATGAGGATAAAATATTACACCACACGAAAAATGGCAAAGTTATTTGGTGTCCGCACTGCGATTCCATGCAATTGGATTACAAAATAGTGCAGCTTTCTTTTCAGTCTGTTCATTTAAGCCAGTTTTTGGAAAAAATTGAAGCAGATTTAGAGGAAGCAGAATTGCTCAATCGCAGTGATGTGAATTTTCAATTTGCCACACCCGTAAAGAGCATTCAATTGAAATTTACCAAAGCAGAATTAATTGAATTGCAGGATTTGGTTTCGATTTCGCTCTTACAGAGGAGCTTGAAAAAAATGTTCATAGATGCTTCAGCATAA
- a CDS encoding iron ABC transporter permease, whose translation MLKQKTIVLFLLLCLSLSMLVSAGLGAVSISPAQVVSILANNISPEMEWKEFSNVQESVFLKIRSPRILMSALVGTALAISGAAMQGLFRNPLADPSIIGISAGASLAAATVIVLFPTLAISSAAIAGLSVLSLATFLGALLASILIFRLARENKRTNVATMLLGGIAINALAMAFTGLLTFIADDASLRTLTFWTLGSLGGANWLNTGIVAFATFVSLLFLSRHFKAFNALALGETEATHLGIPIERLKIEVILFTSLAVGCSVAFCGMIGFIGLVAPHVLRLLGGADHRYLLPASALGGAVLLCWGDTLARTIAMPTEIPVGIITAITGAPLFLYLLVRKKREVFL comes from the coding sequence ATGTTAAAGCAAAAAACCATAGTGCTTTTTCTGTTGCTGTGTCTAAGTCTTTCGATGCTCGTGTCGGCTGGCTTGGGCGCAGTATCAATTTCTCCGGCACAGGTGGTTTCTATTTTGGCAAATAATATCAGTCCAGAAATGGAATGGAAGGAATTCAGTAATGTTCAGGAATCGGTATTCTTAAAAATCCGCTCGCCCCGTATTTTGATGAGCGCATTGGTTGGTACTGCTTTGGCCATTTCGGGCGCAGCCATGCAGGGTTTGTTTAGAAATCCGCTGGCAGATCCTTCCATCATTGGCATTTCTGCGGGGGCATCCTTGGCGGCAGCAACGGTAATCGTTTTATTTCCTACACTGGCCATTTCCAGCGCAGCCATTGCCGGCTTATCTGTCTTATCCCTGGCGACATTTCTCGGTGCACTGCTCGCTTCCATTCTTATTTTCCGATTGGCAAGGGAAAACAAGCGCACCAATGTAGCCACCATGCTTTTAGGTGGAATTGCCATCAATGCATTGGCGATGGCGTTTACGGGACTGCTAACTTTTATTGCAGATGATGCTTCGCTCAGAACGCTTACCTTTTGGACCTTGGGTAGTTTGGGCGGTGCCAATTGGCTCAATACCGGAATCGTAGCTTTTGCCACTTTTGTCAGTTTGCTTTTTTTATCCCGGCATTTCAAAGCCTTCAATGCCCTGGCTTTGGGCGAAACAGAAGCCACGCACTTGGGCATTCCCATTGAGCGATTAAAAATTGAGGTGATTTTATTCACATCCCTGGCAGTAGGCTGCTCCGTAGCATTTTGCGGAATGATTGGCTTTATCGGCTTGGTAGCGCCCCATGTTCTGAGGTTATTGGGCGGTGCCGACCACCGATATTTATTGCCCGCATCCGCATTGGGCGGGGCAGTCCTGCTCTGCTGGGGAGATACTTTGGCAAGAACCATTGCCATGCCCACGGAAATTCCGGTAGGCATCATTACGGCCATCACCGGAGCGCCCTTGTTCCTATATCTATTGGTTCGCAAAAAAAGGGAGGTATTCCTATGA